From Vibrio aerogenes, a single genomic window includes:
- a CDS encoding glycyl-radical enzyme activating protein: MCRLSQTDVALPVSDIENKRREFSQGVCSEECLAEETDNYSGAGLLSPDKTSTRDEVILATLRHESDEIISYFDLSFQSVYDGPGVRVVVFMQGCHADCVWCHSPHARPASSPVLFFEQRCTSCRRCEAVCPGYVHKFQENRHVLNRENCIQCGQCIEACPQSSAYQSVSTLSLPTTQMPVGLLFQNISPHLNMIKRFGGITLSGGEALLQKKAAIQLLSLCKAAGIHTAIETSGLLPAKLYRDLDELVDCWLYGMRFTTNYPHKDHTRLIERSMAEIAKYHTDILYRIPVVPGHTDTDWYLNKCLGLLTQYQSERIFLSPWNVHTSHYYQASGIREKMPLPDAEQCRQSEQKIRDFFQHHQIEIADISTC, encoded by the coding sequence ATGTGCCGTTTGTCCCAAACTGATGTGGCGCTTCCGGTGAGCGATATTGAAAACAAGCGTCGTGAATTTTCTCAGGGTGTCTGCTCAGAGGAGTGTCTGGCCGAAGAAACCGATAACTATTCCGGAGCCGGGCTGCTGTCACCAGATAAAACCAGCACCCGTGATGAGGTGATTCTGGCAACCCTCCGCCATGAGAGTGATGAAATCATTTCTTACTTTGATCTTTCTTTTCAGTCGGTATACGACGGTCCTGGTGTTCGGGTGGTGGTGTTTATGCAGGGATGTCATGCCGACTGTGTCTGGTGCCATTCTCCCCATGCGCGGCCAGCGTCATCGCCGGTGTTGTTTTTTGAGCAGCGCTGCACGTCATGCCGCCGGTGCGAAGCGGTCTGTCCCGGTTATGTGCACAAGTTTCAGGAGAACAGGCATGTGTTAAACCGGGAGAATTGCATTCAGTGCGGCCAGTGTATTGAGGCTTGCCCCCAATCTTCAGCCTATCAGTCTGTCAGTACTTTATCTCTGCCAACAACCCAAATGCCGGTTGGCTTGCTGTTTCAGAATATTTCTCCGCATCTGAATATGATCAAACGATTTGGCGGTATCACCCTGAGTGGCGGAGAAGCTTTATTGCAGAAAAAAGCGGCGATTCAGTTATTGTCTTTGTGTAAAGCTGCCGGGATTCATACCGCCATCGAAACTTCAGGTTTACTACCGGCGAAGTTATACCGGGATCTGGATGAGCTGGTGGATTGCTGGCTGTACGGTATGCGGTTTACTACCAACTATCCGCACAAAGACCATACCCGGCTGATTGAGCGTTCGATGGCTGAAATTGCGAAATATCACACTGACATTCTGTACCGGATACCTGTGGTGCCCGGTCACACGGACACCGACTGGTATCTGAACAAATGTCTGGGGTTGTTAACTCAATATCAAAGTGAGCGGATATTTCTCAGCCCGTGGAATGTCCACACCAGTCATTATTATCAGGCTTCCGGTATCCGGGAAAAAATGCCCCTGCCGGATGCGGAACAGTGTCGTCAAAGTGAGCAAAAAATCCGGGACTTTTTTCAGCATCATCAGATAGAAATCGCAGATATCTCCACCTGCTGA
- a CDS encoding pyruvate formate lyase family protein produces MSDEYSIKEKQQQKQDRVLFSSVWKQQGLAQEEASERIKNLHQTLIDLALTDRSGEWFDQQELDQKFDIVGKYANDSVILRRAKAIDAMMHALTDETLAQHRYTDRIHDGELLLGNMTMGSNGLGKVFPSYLTEAEQKAGSATNRGSLSLFGHNTINYEDLVNKGLKAVIEACDAHIREVQTEITQSQDRRAALKESSVPESQSVSGMMDEVAVLLDKYHRKDAELGQQKDFYKSVRIACQAVIDYAGRFAVIAEQEASRPDISVQRKAELVEMARIARKVPGQKADTFHEAMQSIWFFHLALHTGMNFISLGRLDQVLNPFLIKAGKDQYPRCLEIFECFMIKAAWRLNLDLTPANINKQDHVDNNTVLGINPYLIDQKAGINNFLQNIIIGGVKPDGSDATNDCTYLILKAYAQVNLSTPGLYIRVGRHTPEGLEEAIASVWDATRNNPAIINDEVMIPAMKRTLENGLKVTQDYLIRLAERSVRNLTVAEQNHLFHVLESLIEDVDHAAGAPAALKGPLREKALDGLEKVLGHNPHEMISRFYQKKIDALANDYCVDGCWEPILNGCSDWTFAMFCALTPMECALNQGALLSDNPELLIGSKVAPRSAKPKNFSALLSTFAEHLDFFIHQSVTSLFRYYLIDEFSTPSPLLSAYLDGCMKYGRDKSWAGAEYNIGGVIMSGVPDVVNTLAAFKKWVIFEDDREAFSRGELKQQKYDYDVVIEALAKDFKSASPDNPNDPVQSLYNQIKTDFNTNSPTFGNNSGDRDGVDVDAICIKVLDAYEASMQRAATFAIDTFQKQPVTKEEEMKKRELRCIAGFYGKSLEERFGYFNMMISAGLGTFEQYNWSGQNNAASAGRAKGAPLIPNFSPMPGTVKNGFAGIAGTMSKLALHRFAGGVITDVCIEPPTDRENELLAVLECFIREKMPMMTLTIGDKSLYTRIYEEVHYAQEKPREETEKLLKKYAGVNVRIGGWQTPFITLPVSHMENYIDRPIKAETEVSGEETE; encoded by the coding sequence ATGTCAGACGAATATAGCATCAAAGAGAAACAGCAGCAGAAACAGGACCGCGTGCTTTTTAGTTCGGTATGGAAGCAGCAGGGGCTGGCGCAGGAAGAAGCCTCAGAGCGGATAAAAAACCTGCATCAAACCTTGATTGATCTGGCGTTAACGGATCGCTCTGGAGAGTGGTTTGACCAACAGGAACTGGACCAGAAATTCGACATTGTGGGCAAATATGCAAACGACAGTGTGATTCTTCGCCGTGCAAAAGCGATCGATGCGATGATGCATGCACTGACCGATGAAACGTTAGCCCAACACCGCTACACGGACCGGATCCACGACGGTGAATTACTGTTGGGAAATATGACTATGGGGTCGAATGGTCTGGGAAAAGTTTTCCCGTCCTATCTGACTGAAGCGGAGCAAAAAGCGGGTTCAGCCACCAATCGCGGATCGCTGTCTTTATTTGGTCATAACACGATTAACTATGAAGATCTGGTTAACAAGGGCCTGAAAGCCGTGATTGAAGCGTGTGATGCGCATATCCGCGAGGTACAGACAGAAATAACGCAGAGTCAGGACAGGCGTGCGGCGTTGAAAGAATCGTCTGTGCCTGAATCTCAGTCAGTCTCCGGTATGATGGATGAGGTTGCGGTTTTGCTGGACAAATATCATCGTAAGGATGCGGAACTTGGCCAGCAGAAAGATTTTTATAAGTCAGTCAGAATTGCCTGTCAGGCGGTGATTGATTATGCCGGACGCTTTGCGGTGATTGCGGAGCAAGAGGCTTCCCGTCCGGATATTTCTGTACAGAGAAAAGCCGAGCTGGTTGAAATGGCCCGCATTGCCCGTAAGGTGCCCGGCCAGAAAGCAGACACTTTTCATGAAGCGATGCAAAGTATCTGGTTCTTCCATCTGGCGCTGCATACCGGGATGAACTTTATCTCTCTTGGCCGGCTGGATCAGGTGCTCAATCCGTTTTTAATCAAAGCCGGAAAAGACCAGTATCCCCGCTGTCTGGAAATCTTTGAATGTTTTATGATCAAAGCGGCCTGGCGTCTGAACCTTGACCTGACCCCGGCCAATATTAATAAGCAGGATCATGTGGATAACAACACCGTGCTGGGCATTAATCCTTATCTGATTGATCAGAAGGCCGGGATTAATAACTTCCTGCAAAACATCATTATCGGCGGGGTCAAACCTGATGGCAGTGATGCGACCAATGACTGTACGTATCTGATTCTCAAAGCTTATGCTCAGGTGAATTTGTCCACACCGGGGCTTTATATCCGGGTTGGCCGCCATACACCGGAAGGGCTGGAAGAGGCGATAGCCTCCGTTTGGGATGCGACCCGGAACAACCCGGCCATCATTAATGATGAAGTCATGATTCCGGCGATGAAACGCACGCTGGAAAACGGGCTGAAAGTGACACAGGATTACCTGATCCGGCTGGCGGAGCGCAGTGTCAGAAACTTAACCGTAGCGGAGCAGAATCATCTTTTCCATGTGCTGGAAAGCCTCATTGAGGATGTTGACCACGCTGCCGGGGCACCCGCAGCACTGAAAGGTCCGCTCCGGGAAAAAGCGCTTGATGGTTTAGAGAAAGTATTAGGTCATAATCCACATGAGATGATCAGCCGGTTCTATCAGAAAAAAATAGATGCGCTGGCCAATGATTACTGTGTGGACGGGTGCTGGGAGCCGATCTTAAATGGTTGCAGTGACTGGACCTTCGCTATGTTCTGCGCATTAACTCCGATGGAATGTGCGCTCAATCAGGGGGCATTACTTTCTGATAACCCGGAATTATTAATCGGGTCAAAAGTGGCGCCCAGAAGTGCCAAACCAAAGAATTTTTCAGCCCTGTTGTCGACGTTTGCAGAGCATCTGGATTTCTTTATTCATCAGTCGGTGACGTCCCTGTTCCGGTATTATCTGATTGACGAGTTTTCGACGCCGTCTCCGTTACTGTCCGCCTATCTGGACGGCTGTATGAAATATGGCCGGGACAAATCCTGGGCGGGTGCTGAATACAATATTGGCGGCGTGATTATGTCGGGTGTGCCGGATGTGGTGAATACACTGGCAGCGTTTAAAAAATGGGTGATTTTTGAGGATGACCGGGAAGCATTCAGCCGGGGTGAACTCAAGCAGCAGAAATACGATTATGATGTGGTGATTGAAGCGCTGGCAAAAGATTTTAAATCGGCCAGTCCGGATAATCCAAATGACCCGGTGCAGTCGTTATATAACCAAATCAAGACAGATTTTAATACCAATTCGCCCACGTTCGGCAACAACAGCGGCGACCGGGACGGCGTGGATGTGGATGCAATCTGTATCAAGGTCCTTGATGCGTATGAAGCATCGATGCAACGTGCCGCAACGTTTGCCATCGATACCTTCCAGAAACAGCCAGTGACCAAAGAAGAAGAGATGAAGAAAAGAGAACTGCGATGTATCGCCGGATTTTACGGTAAATCTCTTGAAGAACGGTTTGGCTATTTCAATATGATGATCTCTGCCGGACTGGGCACTTTTGAGCAGTATAACTGGTCTGGTCAGAATAATGCGGCATCTGCGGGCAGAGCAAAAGGGGCGCCGTTAATCCCGAATTTTTCACCCATGCCGGGAACAGTCAAAAACGGCTTTGCCGGGATTGCCGGCACCATGAGTAAACTGGCGTTACACCGGTTTGCAGGCGGGGTGATTACCGATGTGTGTATTGAACCGCCGACCGATCGTGAAAATGAGTTGTTAGCGGTGCTGGAATGTTTTATCCGGGAGAAAATGCCGATGATGACGTTAACGATTGGCGATAAAAGCCTGTATACCCGGATTTATGAGGAAGTTCATTATGCGCAGGAAAAACCCCGTGAAGAAACGGAAAAACTGCTGAAGAAATATGCCGGGGTCAATGTACGGATTGGTGGCTGGCAAACACCGTTTATCACGTTGCCCGTCTCGCATATGGAAAATTACATCGACCGGCCCATTAAAGCGGAAACTGAAGTGTCCGGTGAGGAGACCGAGTAA
- a CDS encoding 4Fe-4S dicluster domain-containing protein, producing MNVIKIDKVRCTGCKSCYRACWVDVIRWDEENDCPLIAYPEDCVECGLCEINCFPQAIEVVPSFDRDWPDIYQSRYLTQSGVVTKAVQ from the coding sequence GTGAATGTCATAAAAATTGATAAAGTACGGTGTACCGGATGCAAGTCTTGCTACCGGGCTTGTTGGGTCGATGTCATTCGCTGGGATGAGGAAAACGACTGTCCTTTGATCGCATACCCGGAAGATTGCGTCGAATGTGGGTTGTGTGAAATTAACTGCTTTCCACAGGCCATTGAGGTGGTTCCGTCTTTTGATCGTGACTGGCCGGATATTTATCAGTCGCGCTATCTGACTCAGTCTGGTGTTGTCACAAAGGCGGTGCAGTGA
- a CDS encoding methyltransferase domain-containing protein, with product MTEHITDYDALSAEMYDILSEAHWQQRQPSFTETLRQMNAPSGNWLNIGTGTGLELSMIAKTIPDIHLFAIEPSAAMRVGLMTRLMMQPEIQHRVTVIADSFQDADLPSSFSAATVCGCIGFFDETDRAALWQRLARNICHDGAILVDTMMVDHPQRVETMKVGSKQIGQQTYEVYLQGEPGSQTMMHWTMTYKVIRNHQVQREFKIERDWRAFGIGQVIDEAAREGFSGEIIPSSPVPTAILRYSS from the coding sequence ATGACCGAACATATCACTGACTACGACGCCCTGTCCGCAGAAATGTATGATATTTTGAGCGAAGCGCACTGGCAGCAAAGGCAACCATCATTTACAGAGACCCTCCGGCAGATGAACGCCCCGAGCGGAAACTGGCTGAATATCGGGACCGGAACCGGACTGGAACTGAGCATGATAGCCAAAACCATACCAGACATTCATCTGTTTGCCATCGAACCTTCTGCAGCAATGCGGGTCGGGCTGATGACCCGGCTAATGATGCAACCAGAAATTCAGCACAGAGTCACCGTTATTGCCGATAGCTTTCAGGATGCTGATCTTCCCTCTTCATTCTCAGCTGCGACGGTCTGCGGTTGCATCGGATTTTTTGATGAAACGGACAGAGCTGCGCTCTGGCAGCGACTTGCCCGCAATATTTGTCATGACGGCGCCATTCTGGTTGATACCATGATGGTCGATCATCCTCAGCGGGTAGAAACCATGAAAGTTGGCAGCAAACAGATTGGTCAGCAGACTTATGAAGTCTATTTGCAGGGTGAACCGGGCAGTCAAACGATGATGCACTGGACAATGACGTATAAAGTCATCCGCAATCATCAGGTTCAGCGCGAGTTTAAAATTGAGAGAGACTGGCGCGCCTTTGGCATCGGACAGGTCATCGATGAAGCCGCACGGGAAGGCTTCTCCGGGGAGATCATTCCTTCAAGCCCGGTGCCAACAGCAATTCTTCGCTATTCGTCCTGA
- the exaC gene encoding acetaldehyde dehydrogenase ExaC yields MIYAQPGTKDAIVQFKSHYENFIGGEWIKPVDGQYFDNVSPVNGKSYCKVARSGEKDIELALDAAHAIRAEWAATSVTERSNILLRIASRIEENLEQLAVVESWENGKPVRETLGADLPLVVDHFRYFAGCIRAQEGSAAELDSTTVSYHFPEPLGVVGQIIPWNFPMLMAAWKLAPALAAGCCVVMKPAEQTPVSILVLMEKISDLLPPGVINIVNGYGQEAGQALATSNRIAKLAFTGSTQVGTHILKCAADNLIPSTVELGGKSPNVYFPDIFDHEDDYLDKCIEGVLLGFFNQGEVCTCPSRVLVHESIYDRFVEEVVKRASQIQQGNPLDTETQVGAQASMEQFNKILSYLDIGKEEGAQILFGGEAAIQQGEIHSGYYIQPTMMFGHNKMRVFQEEIFGPVIAITTFKDEAEALEIANDTEYGLGAGVWTRDMNQAYRMSRNIEAGRVWVNCYHAYPAHAAFGGYKKSGIGRETHKMMLSHYQNTKNMLVSYSTNPLGFF; encoded by the coding sequence ATGATTTATGCCCAACCCGGAACGAAAGATGCCATTGTTCAGTTTAAATCGCACTACGAAAACTTTATCGGCGGCGAATGGATCAAGCCCGTCGATGGTCAATACTTTGATAATGTGTCCCCGGTGAACGGGAAAAGCTATTGTAAAGTCGCCCGATCAGGGGAAAAAGATATTGAGCTTGCACTGGATGCAGCCCATGCCATCAGGGCCGAATGGGCAGCAACCAGCGTGACCGAACGCTCGAATATACTACTCAGGATTGCTTCACGGATTGAGGAAAATCTGGAACAGCTGGCGGTCGTGGAATCATGGGAAAATGGTAAGCCGGTGCGTGAAACACTGGGGGCCGATCTGCCGCTGGTGGTCGATCATTTCAGATACTTTGCCGGATGTATCCGGGCACAGGAAGGTAGTGCTGCAGAACTCGACAGCACGACGGTCAGTTACCATTTTCCGGAGCCTCTCGGCGTTGTCGGACAAATTATCCCGTGGAATTTTCCGATGCTGATGGCCGCCTGGAAGCTGGCGCCAGCATTGGCTGCCGGATGTTGTGTAGTAATGAAACCCGCAGAGCAGACCCCCGTGTCTATTCTGGTTTTAATGGAAAAAATCAGTGACTTACTTCCACCCGGTGTGATTAATATCGTCAACGGCTATGGTCAGGAAGCCGGACAAGCGCTGGCGACCAGCAACCGGATCGCCAAGCTCGCATTTACCGGTTCAACACAGGTCGGTACACACATTCTTAAATGTGCCGCCGACAACCTGATCCCGTCGACAGTGGAGCTTGGCGGGAAGTCTCCGAATGTTTATTTTCCTGATATTTTTGATCACGAAGATGACTATCTTGATAAATGTATTGAAGGCGTATTACTGGGCTTTTTCAATCAGGGGGAAGTCTGTACCTGTCCTTCCCGCGTGCTGGTTCATGAGTCGATTTACGATCGGTTTGTCGAAGAAGTGGTGAAACGAGCCAGCCAGATTCAGCAGGGAAATCCGCTGGATACTGAAACGCAGGTCGGCGCACAGGCCTCGATGGAGCAGTTTAACAAGATACTGAGCTATCTTGATATCGGCAAAGAAGAAGGAGCACAAATCCTCTTTGGTGGAGAAGCCGCCATCCAGCAGGGTGAAATTCACAGCGGTTATTACATTCAGCCGACGATGATGTTTGGTCACAACAAAATGCGGGTATTCCAGGAAGAAATCTTTGGCCCGGTAATTGCTATTACTACCTTTAAAGATGAGGCTGAAGCGCTGGAAATCGCCAATGACACCGAATACGGTTTAGGTGCCGGGGTTTGGACAAGGGATATGAATCAGGCCTACCGGATGTCACGCAATATTGAAGCCGGTCGGGTCTGGGTGAATTGTTATCATGCTTACCCGGCTCATGCAGCATTTGGCGGGTATAAAAAGTCCGGTATTGGCCGGGAAACCCATAAAATGATGCTCAGCCATTATCAAAATACCAAGAACATGCTGGTCAGTTACAGTACGAACCCATTAGGTTTCTTCTGA
- a CDS encoding FAD-binding protein has protein sequence MKTIASDDNMYQTDILVVGYGSAGLAAALAAKDAHPRLAVLAADKACPGFGGKANKGGGHCAFIPEGGEEAYVEYQVRNLGDYLSEQHLLRDYANATRQVINRMMTYGVQFYGQKKPFSGHPVIPWKVMTVDLDFMQRLARRAKAAGVKFLEKVSIVDLLTNGNRVVGAIGFSLLTGETILIRAKAVILANGNQNWRIMRMWASGRGDGIAAAYRAGAKMRNAEFGSFVGMTSVDHGHMAYGAEDALYNARGESISEFARPFLKDNPNLGTLGGIDLGGNHALLMHWEVKKGNGPIYQNSRENGFVVSPAGRNLAPEVGQADPGWYRPVAHKFWHGLYQKKIQGYRDNQVMKEIVPGFIGECSPVYVGRDMATSMKGLYAAGDICACGNAATGAVPSPPGRNRGTGLMWSWFMGLRAGESAADFAAATSRHCAVDYNQASALKARFMAPLVRTDGITVDEILKPLQHIMSAIDLSAWKHESRMNRALAEVLALKEKLPEMKVEDAHYLSAANEVTSMVLCSEMFFRAALARKESRGWFIREDYPDRDDQAFCQWVVLQHRSGEMSVSFEQLPLHEYRYHPGDRTIKSSPMLSG, from the coding sequence ATGAAGACAATCGCTTCAGATGACAACATGTATCAAACGGATATCCTGGTGGTGGGGTACGGCTCAGCGGGGCTGGCGGCTGCGCTGGCAGCAAAAGATGCGCATCCCCGGCTGGCGGTGCTGGCGGCTGATAAAGCCTGTCCCGGCTTTGGTGGCAAAGCGAATAAAGGCGGTGGTCACTGCGCCTTTATCCCTGAAGGCGGGGAAGAAGCTTATGTTGAATATCAGGTGCGCAATCTGGGCGATTATCTCAGTGAGCAGCACTTGTTGCGGGATTATGCCAATGCGACCCGACAGGTGATCAACCGGATGATGACGTACGGTGTACAGTTCTACGGTCAGAAAAAACCGTTCAGCGGGCATCCGGTGATTCCGTGGAAAGTGATGACGGTCGATCTCGATTTTATGCAGCGTCTGGCCAGAAGGGCCAAAGCTGCGGGCGTGAAATTTCTGGAAAAAGTCTCAATTGTCGATCTGCTGACCAACGGGAACCGGGTGGTGGGGGCGATAGGATTTAGCCTGTTGACCGGTGAAACGATTCTTATCAGGGCTAAAGCGGTCATTTTGGCGAATGGTAATCAAAACTGGCGGATTATGCGGATGTGGGCCAGTGGCCGGGGAGATGGTATTGCTGCGGCTTACCGGGCCGGAGCGAAAATGCGCAATGCCGAGTTTGGCTCATTCGTTGGCATGACCAGTGTTGACCATGGACATATGGCATATGGTGCTGAGGATGCCTTATATAACGCCAGAGGCGAGAGCATCTCTGAATTTGCCCGTCCGTTTCTCAAAGACAATCCGAATCTCGGTACTCTGGGCGGTATCGATCTGGGCGGCAATCATGCTTTGTTAATGCATTGGGAAGTCAAAAAAGGCAATGGCCCGATTTATCAGAACAGTCGTGAAAATGGATTTGTGGTTTCTCCGGCCGGGCGGAATCTGGCACCGGAGGTCGGGCAGGCCGATCCCGGTTGGTATCGGCCGGTTGCGCATAAGTTCTGGCATGGGCTGTATCAGAAAAAAATACAGGGTTACCGGGACAATCAAGTGATGAAAGAAATTGTACCGGGATTTATCGGTGAGTGTAGTCCGGTGTATGTAGGCCGGGATATGGCAACCAGCATGAAAGGCTTGTACGCTGCCGGTGATATTTGTGCCTGCGGTAATGCAGCGACAGGTGCAGTCCCATCCCCACCGGGGCGTAACCGTGGCACGGGGCTGATGTGGTCGTGGTTTATGGGACTGCGGGCCGGTGAATCAGCGGCTGATTTTGCTGCTGCCACTTCCCGGCACTGTGCGGTTGATTACAATCAGGCCAGTGCATTGAAAGCCCGCTTTATGGCGCCGCTTGTAAGGACAGACGGCATTACGGTGGATGAGATTTTAAAACCACTGCAACATATCATGAGTGCGATTGATTTATCCGCATGGAAACATGAAAGCCGGATGAATCGTGCGTTAGCTGAAGTGCTGGCGCTGAAAGAAAAACTACCGGAGATGAAGGTTGAAGACGCACATTATTTGTCAGCAGCGAATGAAGTGACCAGTATGGTGCTGTGTTCTGAAATGTTTTTCCGGGCGGCACTGGCAAGAAAAGAGAGCCGGGGCTGGTTTATCCGTGAAGATTATCCGGACCGGGACGATCAGGCCTTTTGTCAATGGGTGGTGTTGCAGCACCGGTCCGGTGAGATGTCAGTGAGTTTTGAACAGTTGCCATTGCATGAGTATCGCTATCATCCCGGCGACAGGACGATAAAAAGCTCACCGATGCTGTCCGGTTAG
- a CDS encoding peroxiredoxin yields MIEQGNSLPEATLSQLTADGMQQHQVSELFAGKKVVLFAVPGAFTPTCSEAHLPGYVVLADQIKAKGVDLIACVAVNDAFVMKAWGETQNASELMMLADGDGSFTKALGLEMDTATFGGIRSQRYAMIIENGVVTTLNVEEGKSFEASKAETILALL; encoded by the coding sequence ATGATCGAACAAGGAAACTCACTTCCTGAAGCCACACTCAGCCAGCTCACGGCTGATGGCATGCAACAGCACCAGGTTTCTGAATTATTTGCAGGCAAAAAAGTCGTTCTGTTTGCCGTACCAGGCGCCTTCACACCGACCTGCTCAGAAGCGCATTTGCCCGGCTATGTGGTACTTGCTGATCAGATCAAAGCGAAAGGCGTGGACCTGATTGCCTGTGTTGCGGTCAATGATGCTTTTGTGATGAAAGCCTGGGGAGAAACACAGAATGCTTCTGAGCTGATGATGCTGGCCGATGGTGACGGCAGCTTTACCAAAGCGCTGGGACTGGAAATGGATACGGCCACATTCGGTGGCATCCGTTCACAGCGGTACGCGATGATTATTGAAAATGGTGTGGTCACAACGCTGAATGTTGAAGAAGGGAAATCGTTTGAAGCCAGTAAGGCAGAAACGATTCTGGCGCTGTTGTAA
- a CDS encoding 5'-nucleotidase, lipoprotein e(P4) family: MKKIYTLCGLAFLSGLTSQPSFAANSEQLCQPKAYEMALRYQQRSAEIKALQRQTYQLAQLRFGQLVQENQSQKKPLAVVFDLDETVLDNTPMMVRDMNNCLDYTTWDHWKDWERQGHPTLIPGAKQFLDTVDQKKISIYYVSNRYDETKASTIKTLKALGLPQVSPQTVLLYKDSKEARRQHIRQTHHIIMLLGDSLPDFAPQYKNKKPVGYNQKLVEKDAAHFGYDWIVFPNAAYGSWTKASLNSWK; the protein is encoded by the coding sequence ATGAAAAAAATATACACTTTATGTGGTCTGGCGTTCCTGTCCGGACTCACCAGCCAGCCATCTTTTGCCGCAAATTCAGAGCAACTTTGTCAGCCCAAAGCTTATGAAATGGCACTACGTTATCAACAACGTTCCGCTGAAATCAAAGCGCTTCAGCGCCAGACTTATCAGCTGGCACAACTTCGTTTCGGGCAGCTCGTTCAAGAAAATCAATCACAGAAAAAGCCGCTGGCAGTTGTCTTCGATCTGGATGAAACCGTGCTGGATAATACACCGATGATGGTTCGTGACATGAACAACTGTCTGGACTACACCACTTGGGATCACTGGAAAGACTGGGAAAGACAGGGCCACCCGACATTAATTCCCGGCGCAAAACAGTTCCTTGATACAGTTGACCAGAAAAAAATCAGCATTTATTACGTGTCTAACCGATATGATGAAACCAAAGCTTCAACAATCAAGACATTAAAAGCACTCGGACTGCCACAGGTCAGCCCCCAAACCGTGTTACTCTACAAAGATTCCAAAGAAGCACGCCGTCAGCACATTCGCCAGACACACCACATCATCATGTTGCTTGGGGATTCACTGCCTGATTTTGCTCCACAGTATAAGAACAAAAAACCGGTCGGATATAACCAGAAACTGGTTGAAAAAGATGCCGCTCACTTTGGCTATGACTGGATTGTCTTCCCGAACGCCGCTTATGGTTCATGGACAAAAGCATCGCTGAACAGCTGGAAGTAA
- a CDS encoding LysR family transcriptional regulator yields MYLRYLQYFITVAEYRNFSRAAQQLNTVQPSISRQIKRLESIVGTRLLNRSPHELALTPAGEVFLIHAKIILEEFERAKSLALKAASITENELSAGLVFGSEPPFFDKVLKPAKARYPDLTISLTSGKECELVKGVKDGSLDAGFLIGPVEDPDLDTYPVSRQRIMVAISKHTPLADKSSLRLCDLAGFPLCLPKKTDSPFYQAAIRQLLDQSETELMTAAICCDNVMSAIQSVSIGGGCCFISDFQSELVPGHVVIKPLEPDMNCELVLITSRHHPSPATQKLTRIFTAKNG; encoded by the coding sequence ATGTATCTGCGCTATCTCCAATATTTTATTACTGTGGCTGAATACCGGAATTTTTCCAGAGCCGCACAACAGCTCAACACCGTTCAGCCTTCAATCAGCCGTCAAATTAAACGGCTGGAAAGTATCGTCGGCACCCGGTTGCTGAACCGCTCGCCGCATGAGCTGGCACTGACACCTGCGGGGGAAGTGTTTCTGATCCATGCAAAAATTATCCTTGAAGAATTTGAACGTGCCAAATCACTGGCATTAAAAGCGGCCTCAATCACAGAGAATGAACTGAGCGCCGGGCTGGTCTTTGGTTCTGAGCCACCTTTTTTCGATAAAGTGCTCAAACCAGCCAAAGCCAGATACCCGGACTTAACCATCAGTCTGACATCCGGTAAAGAGTGCGAATTAGTCAAAGGGGTAAAAGATGGCAGCTTAGATGCCGGGTTTCTGATCGGCCCGGTTGAAGACCCGGATCTGGATACTTATCCGGTCAGCCGGCAACGGATTATGGTTGCTATTTCAAAACACACACCACTGGCCGACAAATCCAGTCTGCGCCTTTGTGATCTGGCGGGTTTTCCGCTCTGCCTGCCGAAAAAAACTGACTCCCCTTTTTATCAGGCAGCCATCAGACAATTACTGGACCAGTCAGAGACTGAGCTCATGACCGCCGCTATCTGCTGTGATAATGTCATGTCAGCCATCCAGTCTGTATCCATCGGTGGCGGCTGCTGTTTCATCTCTGATTTTCAATCTGAACTGGTACCCGGACATGTCGTCATCAAACCACTGGAACCGGATATGAATTGTGAGCTGGTCTTGATCACATCCCGTCATCATCCTTCACCAGCAACACAAAAACTGACCCGTATTTTTACCGCCAAAAACGGCTAA